DNA sequence from the Arthrobacter crystallopoietes genome:
GAAGGCAGGCAACGCGCTCAAGTCCCTGCTGGATCTCGGGGCCAAGGAAGCCACAGTACTGCGCGACGGCGCCGAGGTAAAAGTGTCCGCTGAGCAGCTGGTTCCCGGCGACCTTATCGTGGTCCGGCCCGGCGAAAAGATCGCCACGGACGGCTACGTGGTCGAGGGGCATTCCGCCGTCGACACGTCGCTGATCACCGGCGAATCCGTCCCGGTGGAAGTGGACGTGGACGACACGGTCACCGGCGCCACCATCAACACTTCCGGCCGTCTGCTGGTCCGGGCGACCCGCGTCGGCTCGGATACCACCTTGGCGCAGATGGGCCGGCTGGTCAGCCAGGCGCAGGCGGGCAAGGCGCCGATCGCCCGGCTGGCGGACCGTATCAGTTCAGTCTTCGTCCCCATTGTGATCGCCATCGCCGTCGTTACTTTTGTCCTCTGGCTGGTCCTCACGGGCGATCTGGAGTCCGCCTTCACCGCGGCCGTGACGGTGCTGGTCATTGCCTGCCCCTGCGCGCTGGGGCTGGCCACGCCGACCGCGCTGCTCACCGGCACGGGCCGGGGCGCGCAGCTGGGCATCCTGATCAAGGGGCCGCAGATCCTCGAGGACACCCGCCACGTGGACACCATTCTGCTGGACAAGACGGGCACAGTGACCACCGGCAAGCAGGCTGTTTCCGGCGTCGTCGCCCTTGGCTCCCATACCGAGGACGAGGTGCTGGCGCTGGCCGGCGCGGTCGAATCCGGTTCCGAGCACCCGATCGCCCACGCGATCGTCGAAGCCGCCAAGGAGCGCCTCACCGCGGCCGCTACCCGCACCGGCGTGACAGCTGCGGGCACGTCCGCCCAGCCGGGTTTGCCGGCACTGGCTGATTTCCACAGTGCGGCCGGGGGCGGTGTGCGCGGCATCGTGACAAATAACGACGGCGGACGGCTCACCGTGGTGGCGGGCCGCACCGGCTGGCTGGAAGAAAACGGCATCAACCTGCCGCCGCAGGACCGCGCCATGCTGCTGGAACAGCAGGAGTCCGGCGCGACCGCCATCTGGGTGGCCGTGGACGGCGGACTTGCCGGCATCGTCAGCCTCAAGGACACCATCAAGGACAGCTCTGCCGCGGCGATTGCCCGTCTCAAGGAACTGGGCCTCCGCCCGATCCTGCTGACCGGAGACAACGGCGCGGTCGCGGCGCAGGTTGCGGCCGCCGTCGGAATTGCCGCCGATGATGTCTTCGCCGATGTCCTCCCCGAGGGCAAGGTCGAGGCCGTGCAGAAGCTGCAGGAAGCCGGCAAGACCGTGGCGATGGTCGGCGACGGCGTGAATGATGCTGCGGCGTTGGCGCAGGCCGACCTTGGGATCGCCATGGGCGCCGGGACGGATGTTGCCATCGAGGCTGCGGACATCACGGTGATGGGCAGCGATCTGGGCCAGGTGGTCCAGTCCATCGAGCTGAGCCGCAAGACCCTGAGCACCATCAAGAGCAACCTGTTCTGGGCTTTCGCGTACAACACCCTCGGCATCCCGGTGGCGGCGTTCGGGCTGCTGAACCCGATGATCGCGGGCGCTGCGATGGCTGCGAGCTCGGTCCTGGTGGTGGCGAATTCCCTGCGGCTGCGGGCCTTCGCCCGGTAGGCCGGGTTACCCGCGGACCAGTTCCCGGCGCACGGCCTCGGGATCGGGGTTGGTGACAACCCCGTCGCGCAGGATGACCGTGGGTACCGTTTCGTTGCCGTCGTTATGCTCGCGCACAAACGCGGCTGCCTCGGCATCGCGCCAGATGTTGACCCACTGCGCCTTGCGCCGGGTCCGGCCCAGCGTGGCCATCATGCGTATGCAGTACACGCAGCCCGGACGCCAGAAAATCACCACGCCCGGCTCGTGGTCCTGGCCCCGCCGCAGCGCTGACCACGGTTTTTGCCGGCCGCCGAAAACGGGACTGACGAACCATGCGGCGGCCAGCAGGATCGCGGCGACGACGAGGGCCTGCACCCACTCCCCCCGGCTGCCGTAAACGACCAGCATCATGCCGGCGACAGCGGCCAGGACGATCGCATTGGACCAGTGCAGGAGCGGCTTCACGGGCTAGCCGGCGGCGCCATAGCGGACGGCCGCGCGGGCCTTTGCCTTGGCTGCTTCTTCAAACCGTTCTTCGGCGGTGCGGTGGTCACCAGCGAATCGAGCAGGTGCGCCGTGATGTGCGCGATTTCGTGCACCGCTTCGTTGAAGGCCTCTTCATTGGCCTTGGAGGGTTTGTTGGTGCCGCTGACTTTGCGGACGTACTGCAATGCGGCGGCCTCGACCTCGGCGCTCGTGGCGGACGGCTCGAAATTGTAGAGCCGGCGGATGTTGCGGCACATGGAAGCTCCTCGGGTTTCTGGATTGCCTCTTTCCAGTGTGCGCCAGAGGGCCGGTGGGATGTAAGAGGAAAGGCCCCCGCCGCCGTCGTAATCGGCAGCAGGAGCCCATCCCGCATCGAACTCTCCGGAAAAGCTAGCGGCTGTTGGTCAGCTCCCGCTCGGGTGCCCCGCCCTGGCTGCCGGCGGCGGCAGGCTCGCCCAGCACCGGCTTGCCGAGCATGGAGATCACTACGGCGCCGAGCAGCATGGGGATGATGAACAGGAAGTACAGGTCGGTCGGCTGCCAGCCGCCGTCCATCAGCGCGCCGGCGATCATCGGGGATGCAATGGCGCCGACGCGGCCCATGCCGATGACAAGTCCCAGCGCCGTGCCGCGCACCTCGGAGGTGTAGTAGGTCGGGCTGATGGCGAGCATGCCTGCGATCGGGGCGTTGGAGCCGAAACCGACCAGGGCGGCCGCCAGCAGCGCGCCGGCGAGCGATCCGGTGGACAGGGAGAACGCGCCGAACGTTAGGCCGCCGATGACGAAGAAAACGGCCAGGACCTTGCGCATCGGGAAGCGGGACCCGAAGAATCCAAGGACGACGGCGCCGACGATGGCTCCGGTGCTGAAGAGGACACCGGCAGTGATGCCGTCCTGCTCGCTGAAGCCGCTGGCGGTCACCAGCTTCGGGGTCCAGGAGTTGGCGAAGTAGAAGCTGGCCATCAGGATGAAGTACGCCAGCGAAATGAGGATGGTGCGGCGGGCGTTGACGCCGGTGAGCACGTCTGCGAAACGGGACTTCTTCTTGGCCGGCGCCGGCGCCGGCGCGGGCAGTTCCGTGACCGCGGGCTGTTCGATCCGGGCCAGGACCTTGTTGACGCGCTCCAGCGCATTGGCCGGCCGGCGGACCAGCAGGTAGTCGACAGACTCCGGCACCCCACGGAGGATGAGCGGAATCATGATGGCGGTGATGATCGCGCCGAAGAGGAAGGCCGAGCGCCAGCCGAACTGCAGGATCAGCACGCCGGTGGCCATGCCGCCGAGGACGCCGCCGATCGGCTGGCCGATGCTGACGATTGCCAGGGAGGTGGAGCGCCGCTTGGCGTTGGTGAACTCGGATGCGAGGACGTTGGCGGTGGCCTGCAGCGTGCCCACGGCCAGGCCGGTGATGAAGCGCAGCACCACGAGAAGTTCGTAGCTGGGCACGAAGGCCGAGGCGAGCATGCCCAGGGCGACAACCAGGGCTCCGAGCGCCAGCGTCTTCTGGCGGCCGATGATGTCGGCGATGGTGGAGACGAAGATCGAGCCGATCGCCATGCCGACCAGGGCCGAGCTGAGCAGGATGCCGAGCTGCGAAGCGCTCAGGCCCCAGTATTCGCTGACGGCGTTGGCGCTGAACGCCATGACGAGGACGTCGAAGCCGTCGATCATGTACAGCGCGGTGCAGATGGCAATGACGCCGACCTGGGTGCGCTTCATGGAGGCCGCTTCGATGCGCGACTTGATATCCATTGCAGGGCCTTACTGTTGCTGACTGGGTCGCGGGCCAACGGGAGAACGTCGGCCACACGGGGCGGTGTTCGTGATACGAACGGGTGTTCAAAATCACCGCAGCCATTAACTATATGAGCTCCGCTACCCCACCATGTGCCGCAGGCCATAGCTTGAGACACAACTCACAGCATTTACCCGTGCGCCCTCAGCCGCGGTCCACGCAGTTCATCGAGCCGGACCAGCACCACGCCCAGCACGATCAGCGCACCACCGATCAGCTGGATGGCCGCCGGCAGTTCACCCAGCAGCAGCCACGCCCACAGCACGGCAAAGAGCACCTCGGTCAGGGAGACGAAAGACGCCACCTTGGTGCCGAGGGCCCGGGCGGCCATGATGCCCGTAATGTAGGAGATCACGGTGGACAGCAGCACCAGCGCCGCCAGCGGCACCCACCAGCTCGTCCGCCAGCCGGCAAGGCTGACATCTGCGGTGCTGACCGCCATGGGCAGAATCCGGGCCGCACCCAGCACCACCATGGACGCACCGCCCACCAGCAGTCCGCCCGCAGCCAGCACCAGCGGCGGCAGGGATTCATTGTGCCGGGCGGTGATGAAGAAGTAGATGACCAGGCACACTGCGGCCGCAAGGCCCCAGAGGACACCGCCGAGGTCCAGGCGCACGTCGCCGAAGACATCCAGCACCAGCACCAGTCCGGCCACGGCCAGGACGGTGCCGGCCATCGTGGCGGAGCCGGGCCTCCGGCGGCTGGTCAGCCACAGCCAGAGCACGATCAGCACGGGCGCCAGGAACTCAAGCAGCAGCGCGACGCCAACAGAGAGCGTAGAGACGGCGTTGAAATAGGCGAGCTGGCAGCCGGCAACGCCGATCAGCCCGAACAGCACGATGGTCTTCCAGTTCTGCCGGACCTGGCTCCAGCGGCCGTGCAGCACAATAAGCGCCGGAACCGTGAGCACCAGGGCGGCCCCGAGCATGCGGACGGCAACGGCGGCGCCGGGTGTCCAGCCCGCCTCCAGCAGGGACTTCGCAAACGATCCCGACAATCCGAACACCGCCGAGGAGAACAGGGCGATCCCCACCCCGGAAACGGCGGAGGAATTGATGACGCCGCTTGCAGGCTTGACTGACACGGTACCGCCGCCCATGACTACCTCGAATGCGCTAATTGACAGCCCTCCACCCCGGCTGAATGCGAAAAATCGGGGTATGTCAGGACCTAAAGGTGGATATAGTAGTGACAGTAATGCCGAGCATATTCAGGAGTCAAGATGGTGTTTGCCCATGACACGGAAAGATCGTTGGTCGACGCGGCCAAGCTGATCAACACCGCCGAGTCCGAGGTGGACCAGTTGAACACCCTGGCGGACTTGGACGAGTTCGTGAAGGCGAACGAGTACTCCGGCTCACGCAGCCACACCATGGGGGAGCTGCGCGCGGTGCGCCATCTGCGGCCCCGGTTGCGGGCAGTCTGGACCGCGGAGGAAGACGAAGCCGTGCGCCTGGTCAACAACATCCTGCGCAACGGCCGCGCCCTGCCCCAGCTGGTCCAACACGACGGCTGGGACTACCACCTGCACGCCACCACGCCGGATGCGCCGTTGGACATCCGGATGGCGGTCGATGCGGCCATGGCCCTGGTGGACGTGATCCGCGAGAAGGAACTCGTCCGGCTGCGAGTCTGCGCCGCGGAAGACTGCAACGCCGTCCTGGTAGACCTTTCCCGCAACCGCTCCAAGCGCTTCTGCGATACCGGCAACTGCGCCAACCGCACCCACGTGGCCGCCTACCGCGCGCGAAAGGCAACCGCGTAAGTGCCGTCCGGATATTGCGGATCACCAAATCATCAGTACGCTGAGGAATAGTCCGGCAATAGTGTCTGATGAACTGGAGGAGCCCTCATGTTGAAGAAGATTGTGTTTGTAGCAGGCGTCGGCGCCGGCTTTGTGCTCGGCTCCCGGGCGGGCCGCGAAAGCTACGAGAAGATCAAGGCCCAGGCGCAGAAGCTGTGGAACGATCCCAAGGTCCAGCACAAGGTCTCCGAAGGAACCGAGTGGGCCAAGGAGAAGGCGCCGCAGGTGCAGGAAAAAGTGACCGGGAAGGCCCGGGAAGTTCTCCATAAGAACGACGGCGGATCCTCCTCCACCTCGTCCGGCACCTCGGCTTCCGGTACCGCGAGCCACACTCTCAGTGACCCGGACTCAACCGGAACCACCACCGGCATGATCCCGTAGGTTCCGCCTGTCTGGATCCCAGGGCCGGTCCGCTCCCGATTCCGAGGGCGGACCGGCCCTGGGTTTATGCGCTACATGCGCCCGTAACGGGCACGGATGATCGCGAAAACCCCGTAGCACATCAATCCGACGGCGATGGCGACCAGGGCGACAATGCCGAAGGGCTGCTCCGGGAGCGCCTTCAGGCTGCCGTCCAGGCCGGTCGATTGCCGGGGCTGGTGCGTGACGGCGGCGATGATGATCAGCAGCCCGACCAGGAACAGGGCAACACCCTTCGCGATATGTCCTACTATGCCGAGGACGCGCAGCAGCCTGCCGCGTTTCGAATCGCCGAAGTCCAGCTCGTCTGTGAACTGTCTGCGGAGCGCCTTGACCACAAAGTAGATCCCGATGCCGATGACCGTGCCGCCCACCGCCACCAGGAACGGCACGCCCAGCGGATGCTGGAGCATCGCGATGGTGAAGTCTTTGGTGGATTCGCCTGAGTCCGATTCGTCTCCGAGGGCGAACCGCGCAAACATGAACGCGAACAGGGCATAGGTCACGCTCAAGGAACCGGACGAGATGCCCTTGGAGATCTGCTCCTTGCGCGGCAGGTGCCGGGCCCGCAGGGACGCCTCGCTGAGCTGCCAAAGTGCGAGGCCCAGGCAGCTGGCGAAGCAGGTCCACATGAGCAGCGGGCCCAGCACCGGCCGTGACGCCAGGATCTCCACGGCGCCGGCAGGATCCGCCTCGCCGTAACCGCCCAGGGCGATCCGCAGGGCAATGGCGCCGATAAGAATGTGGACCAGTCCGAGTACGGCGAAGCCGACGCGTGCAAAGACGTCCAGCGTCGTCGTGTTGGAAAGCTCTTCGGCGGCGTCCGCTGCGTGTGCTGCCGAAGAGCCAGGTTCATTCCCGGCACCCATACCAGAGTCTTACCAGCAGGCGGCCCGCACCTCAACCACGGTGCCCGGCGGCGAACGGCTCCCCGGGATCCAGATCGATGACGGTGCGCAGCGGCCCGATCAGCGAATCCTCCCAGGAACAGGTCAGCACCAGGCCGTCCGGACCGTTCAAAGTGGTGCCGCCGGCGATCACGGGCCCGTTCTCGTAGAGGTAGGCGGCCACGTTGAAGGCCAGCTCCACCAGCATGTTGGGGTCCTTGTCCCGGAAGTGGATCTGCACATCGGGTAGGCCCAGTTGGTACATGCCCAGGCTGTCCACCACCATGGCGCCCTCGTCATTGGTCACCAGGAAGAACCGCATGTTCACCGGTCCCGCCAGCGGATGCGCCGCCTCAAGTTCGCCCGGTTCCCGCCAATGGGAGTTGTGCAGCCACCGGATGGCCGCCGGGTGGGTCTCCCCCACCAGGAACTGGAGGACGCTGCGGAACGATTCCAACCGCGGCTTCGGTTCAAAGGTACTGGACAGGACTTCCGTGACCAGGACCCGGTGCGTGCAGCCGGGCACCACCTGATCGGCATCGGGCCAGGTCCAGCTTTGGTCTGTGGGCGTGGCTTCGAGCGCGTCCGCCGCGGGCAGCGGCTCGGACGGTTCCGCCAGCCCGGTGCTGAGGCTGACGGTCTTGCCCCGGAGCTCAAACGAATGCTCGCGGTGCGGGAGCAGGATGACGCCTTCGGAGAAGGCAGCGCCGGGGAACCGGGCCTCCAGCCTTTCGCGCAATGCCGCCGAGGAGAGGCCCGGATCGCCCTGGTACCAGAGCTCGGCCACCAGCAGGGTCTTGCCCTCGGCGGTCTCACCGGTCTGCGCAGGACGGGCCTGCGCCTGCCCGGCCTGCTCGGCTTGCTCGGCTTGCTCGGCTTGCTGGAGTTCTGCCTGGTCCGGAGCCGCTGGTTCCGCTGGCGGCTGCGGTTCGTCCTGCCCAAAAGTCATGGCCCCAGCTTGTCAGCTCGGGGCCATGGAAAGCCAGCGGGTTGATCCGCCGACCGAAGGGTCAGGCGATCACACCTGCGGACGGTGGCTGCCGCCGTCGTCGTTCTGGTCTTCATCGCGCGGGGTGTCGGGATCCGCCTGGGGCTCCCGGGGAGCACGCTTGGGCCCGCCCACGCTGCCGGCGCCGCCCGGAATCTTGGCAGAACTGCGGTTGACGCCCGAGCCCTGGCTGAGGTGGTCCGGGTTGTCCTTGCCGGCCATGGTCAGCACGGCCACCACCAGCAGCGAGGCGATGAACGCGACGCCGGCCGCGGTGACACCAAGGTCCCAGCGGAGCTGGTTTTCGGCGCCGCCGGTGGAGAAGATCATCGTGCAGAAACCGGCGATCACACCGAGCACGGCGGAGAAAATCAGCGGCCCCTTGACCGACATCCGCGGTCCGTTCGGCTCGCCCGAAGCGTTGTTGCCCACGATGAATTCCTCCTGGTTACTGCGAAAAGTCTCACCCCAGTCTACCGGCTGTAGAAGACGTCGGGATTTGCATGTGGGCGCAGTCACGGCTGCGGGCCGGGGGTCAGCTGGCGCGGTTAGCTGGCGGTTGCCTTGCGGGAATCGAAGCGGTAGGTCAGGGCAGCGATCCCCAGCACGACGGCGGTGATGATCGCCGCGCCGCCGAGGACACCCAGCAGTGCGTGCGCGCCGAGGTAGGTGAAGAACGGCAGGGCCGCGCCGAAGCCCACCGAGACGGCGCCGACGATCAACCAGTCCTTGGACAAAACCGATCCGTGCGGGCCGCGGTTCTGCCACCACAGCACCAGTTCCGCGCCGCCGCCGATGAGCAGCGCCGCCGTGGCGAGGATGGTGAAGGTGGACGGCGTCTGCAGGGCGAACGCGAGCGCACCCGCGACGGCGAACGCGCCGGCTTCGAGCTGCAGCAGCGTCCGGTATTCGTTGGCTTCGGGCTTCCGCGCCAGCAGCCACACCGCCGCGCCGCTGAGCAGCAGGAACGCGCCGCCGGCCAGGGCCATGACCGTGTCCCCCGGCTCGGGCCAGAAGATGGTGAGGATGCCGAACGCGGCCGCGACAAGGGCCCGCATCAAAACGGGCTGCCAGTAGGCGGCGGCCTGGACAGTGCTGTTAGTGCTCACCCCTCGAGTTTAGTGCGCTCCGGTGACCATCCATGCATCCGTGCGGACCCGCCAGTCGAGCGTCAGGCCCCGCGCGGCCATGTAGCCCAGCCCGAATGCCGCCCAGAGCCAGGCCAGTCCGGTGACGCCGCTGAGTTCCGATATCTGGACCCAGACCAGCAGCGGCAAGTAGACCAAGAGATTTACGACGCCGGCAATCGCCAGATACTTTGCGTCACCGGCGCCGATCAGCACGCCGTCGAGTACGAAAACGAAACCGCAGACCGGCTGGCTGAGGGCCAGCAACAGCACCCCGATGGCGAACGCATCCTGCACGGCTCTGTCCGAGGAGAAGATCCAGCCCAGGTGCGGCCCGGCGAGCGCCAGCAGCACCCCGGTGACGACCCCGAAGCCCACGCCCCAGACGATCATCCGGCGGGTCAGCGAATGCGCCAGCGCCTTGTTGCCCGCGCCGAGTTCCTTACCGATCAGCGCCTGCGCCGCGATGGCGATGGCGTCCAGCGCGAAGGCGAGGAAGGTGAAGACCGTCATGACCAGTTGGTGCGCGGCCAGGCTCACCGGGCCCTGTGCCGTGGCGACGAAGACGGTGGCCAGAATCGCGATCCGCAGGCTCAGGGTGCGCAGCATCAGCCACGAGCCCACGTGCGTGGTGGCCTTGACCCCGGTCCAGGTGGGCGCCAGCGGTACGCCGTATTTCAGGCTGCCGCGGTAGACGATGACCAGATAAACGGCGGCCATCCCCCACTGCACCAGGCTTGTGCCCATCGCCGATCCAGCGACGGACAGGTCCAGCCCGTAGACCAGAACGAAATTCAGCCCGATGTTGACCAGGAAACCGATGCCGGCCACCAGCAACGGGGTCTTGGTGTCCTGCAGCCCGCGGAGCACACCGGTTGCCGCCAGCACGATCAGCATCGCGGTCAGTCCCGGCATGGACCACCGCAGGTAGTCCACCGCGTAGCCGTGCACCTCGCCCGCCGCGCCCATCGCGGAGGCCAGCGCGGGTGCCGACACCCAGCCCGCGACCGACAGCACGAGGCCCAGGAAGAACGCGAGCCAGATGCCGTCCCGGCCCACGGCGAGCGCATCCGCGTGCCGTCCGGCACCGAGCAGCCGGGCCACCGCGGGCGTGGTCGAATAGGCCAGGAACACCATCAGGCCCACCACCGTTTGCACCACGGTTGCCGCGAGTCCCACGCCGGCCAGCTGCGCCACACCGAGGTGGCCGACAATCGCAGAATCCGCCAGCAGGAACAGCGGTTCGGCGATCAGCGCGCCGAAGGCCGGCAGCGCGAGGGCGAAGATGGTACGGTTCAGGCCCTGCCCAGTGACGGGCGCGACGGGTTGTTTAGGACTCACGCCTCCCAGCTTAGGACTCCGCACCGACTATCCAGGCCTGAGGAAACGGCAGGCCGGTCCGTTCGCCGTCGTTAGTGGCTGTTGCCGAGGACCTACCGGAAGCGGCGGCCCTGGTCCCGCCGGTTCGCCCAGAGCGCCAGCGCGCCCAGCACCACGGTCCACGCCACCAGGCAAAGAACCGAGCTGGCGTGCATGCCCTGGCCGGAGAGTACCTGGACAGCGATGTCGCGCGCCGCCCGGGACGGCAGGAACAGCGAGAACGTGTTCAGCCAGTCGGGGAACATGATCGGCGGCAGCATCATTCCGCCGGCGAACGCCATCGGGAAGAACACCACCTGGGTCACGGCGATCGCCACCTTGGAAGTGCAGAGGTAGCCGATGAACAGCCCGAGCGCCAGGAACGGCAGCCCGCAGAACAGCCAGACCACCACGGACAGCGGAATCCGGCCCCAGGACAGGTCGCCGCTGGTGAAGGCCTCCGGCGCCGAGGTCATCAATCCGCCCAGGATCAGCACCGGAATCAGCGCGAAGAACGCGAACATCATCGCCGTCAGCGCCCGCGCGATGGTCGGCGGCACCGGCCCCGCGGGCAGCGTGCGGAGGTAGCTGTTCCACGGGTTGGCCCGCTCCTCCGCGATGCCGATGCCGTAGTTGAACAGGAACGAGCTCATGACGCCGAACAGGGCCAGTTGGGCGATCGCGGTCAGCGCGGTGATCGGGTTCGACGTGACCATCCCCTGCGGAATCACGAAGAACAGCAGGGCCAGGGTCGGGAAGACTGTGGAGGAGATGACGGCCACGGGAATGCGCAGCTGCTCCAGCACCTGCGCCTTGGTGTGCGCCTTGAGCAAGGCCGCCTGAGTCGGCGGCGCGGGAGTGTGATGGGCCAGGGTGGTCATGCCGGATCCTTTGCGGTCTCGGTTGCTGCTTCGGAGGAATGGCGGGTCAGGGCCAGGAACGCCTCTTCGAGGCTGGCGGCGTGGACTTCCAGCCCGCTGAATTCGACGCCGTCGCGGACCAGTTGCCGGACGGTGGCATCCGCGTCCTGCGTCACCACGGTGGTGATGCCCTTGGCGCTGGTGGCGGCGCTGACGGCCTGCGGGAAGGATTCAAAGAACGACGCCGGCAGCTGGCTTTTGAACGAGACCTTGCTGATTGCCACATGGCTGCGGATCTCGTCCACGCTGCCGTCTGCGATCACGGTCCCCCGGTCGATCACCACCACGCGGCTGGCCAACGCCTGGATCTCTTCGAGATAGTGGCTGGTGATCAGCAGCGTTCCGCCGCCGCGGCGGTATTCTTCCAGCCGCTGCCACAAGGTTTCGCGGGCGTCCACGTCCAAGCCGGTGGTCGGTTCGTCCAGCACCACCAGGCGCGGCCGGCCCACCAGCGCCAGCGCCACGAGCAGCCGGCGCTGCTGGCCGCCGGAGAGCGCGCCGCACTGTTTTTCGGCCATGTCGCTCAGGCCAAAGTCGGCCAGCAGTTCCGCGGTGGGAACCGGGTCCGGATAGTGCGCCGCAACGAAGTCCACGGTCTCGCGCAGCTTCAGGGTCTGCGGGACGGAGGTGGCCTGCGGCGTGGTGCCCAGCTGCAGCCGAGCCTTCGGGTCCAGCGGGCTGCGCCCGAACAGTTCCACCGTGCCGGAGTCGGCTCGGCGGAGGCCGGTGAGCAGGCTGATGAGCGTGGACTTGCCCGCGCCGTTGGGCCCGAGCAGGCCGAGCGCTTCGCCGGCGTGGATGTCCAGGTTGATGCCGCTCAGCGCCGCGGTGTTGCCGAAGCTCTTGGTGGCATTCACGACGGAGGCGAGCACCGCCGACTCTTCTATGTCTGTCAAGCGCTCTTCAGGCACGGGCTCGCGGCGTTGAGCGTGCGGTGGACGCGTCGGGCTAGGTAGCGTTTGATGCATCGGCGGATTTCCCGGTCGGTGCGTCCTTCTGTTCGCCGTTTCTCCACGTATCTCCGGGTCTCCTCGTCGTGGGTCATCTTGGTGAGAGCGACCATGTGGAGAGCGCGGTTCAGGTTTCTGTCTCCGCCTCGGTTCAGGCGGTGCCGGACGGTGTTTCCTGAGGAAGCGGGGATAGGATTCACGCCGGCCAGGGAGGCGTAGGCCGCCTCGTTCCGAACCCGTCCCTGATGGGACCAGGCGGTGAGGCAGGTCGCTGCAGTGACGGACCCAAAGCCCTTTTCATGCAGCAGGGGTGCGGCCTCGCTGATCTGTACCAGCTCGGTCACTTGCTTGTCATTGGCTTTGAGCTGGTCATCGAGTTCGAGGACACGTTTGGCCAACCGCGTTGCCTCGGTCCGGGCGATGGTCAGGGACAGTTCCTCCTCTCGGGCGCGCCACCGCGACGCTTCAGCGATCTGAGCTGCTGAGAGTGCCCTGCGGGCGTCCAATCCCAGATCATTGGTGCGCAGCAGTGCGGTGAGCGAGTTGACCGAACGGGTGCGCTCGGCGCTCATGGCGTCGCGGGCCGTGACCAGGATCCGCAAGGCCTGGCGCACCCCCTCGTTGAGCCTCGGGCGGCATAGCTTCGCCTGTGGCAGCGGCAACGCGGCTGCGGCAATGTGGTGCGCATCGAGGGCATCGGATTTGCCGACGCCGTGGCGTTTCTTCGCGTCCATTCGCGGAGCCTCGGCCACCGGGTAACCCTCGGCGGCGACAGCGCCGGCCAGGACGGCTCCGTAAGATGCGGCGCCTTCGATCACCCACAGCGTGTCAGCGTCTGCGTCGGTGCGGCGGGCCACCCACGCGATGGCCCTGTTGATGCCGGCAGACGTCGTTGGGAAGTCTCGGGTATCGATCAGCTCGCCGGTCCTGGCTGCAAGGATCGCGTAGACGTGATTGCGGGCGTGGGTGTCGACGCCCACGACAAACGGGTAGGAATGCGCGACGATAGAAATGGCGGTCACGGCACCTTTCCTCAGTGATGGAGATGGTCAGGCCGCTGTCGGCCGGTACCAGTCCGGGTAGGAAACACATCGGAACAGCACTGTGACGGGTCACGCGCCTCAAGGCGGCGGACAATCTTCTGATCAAGCTACCGAGGTGGGCCGGACAGGTCCGGCCGGCCCGCGCCACGGATGGACAAGTCGGCGGCAAGACACTTCATGGTCAACGTACGCTCGAGTCACATCCATGGCCGGCGGAACGGCCAGTACCCATCCTGCCAGCCAGTCCCAGACCAGCTACAAGAAAGTCTCACAGTCGTACGCTGTTCGGGCTTGGAATTTGGGTTGGAATTGGGGTTGGAAGCGGATTCAGCAATGGGGACAGCAACTGGTGCAGGGACTTTCATCGGTACTCCTGGATGAGTGCGGATACTTGCCGTTCGTGCGTCTCTGGCCGTTCGTGCGGTGTTGCGGTGCCTAGGGCAGGCCGGTGAGCAACTCGCGCAGCGCCACCCGGTACTGCGCGT
Encoded proteins:
- a CDS encoding IS110 family transposase — its product is MTAISIVAHSYPFVVGVDTHARNHVYAILAARTGELIDTRDFPTTSAGINRAIAWVARRTDADADTLWVIEGAASYGAVLAGAVAAEGYPVAEAPRMDAKKRHGVGKSDALDAHHIAAAALPLPQAKLCRPRLNEGVRQALRILVTARDAMSAERTRSVNSLTALLRTNDLGLDARRALSAAQIAEASRWRAREEELSLTIARTEATRLAKRVLELDDQLKANDKQVTELVQISEAAPLLHEKGFGSVTAATCLTAWSHQGRVRNEAAYASLAGVNPIPASSGNTVRHRLNRGGDRNLNRALHMVALTKMTHDEETRRYVEKRRTEGRTDREIRRCIKRYLARRVHRTLNAASPCLKSA